In Schistocerca serialis cubense isolate TAMUIC-IGC-003099 unplaced genomic scaffold, iqSchSeri2.2 HiC_scaffold_1406, whole genome shotgun sequence, the DNA window TCCCAGACGTGGGGGGCCCGCTGCTGCGCCATCTCGTGGCCTACATGTATACCCTGCAGGCCCCGCAGCTGGCCAGAATGGCCCCCCAGCTGCTGGTCGTGGCTGATAAGTACGGCTTGTCAGGCCTGAAGGCACAGTGCGAGCAGCAGTTGGCTGCACAGCTGTCTGTTGAGACTGCGGTGGCCACAGCTGTGCTCGCTATTCGGAACTCCTGTAGCAGCCTTAAGAAGGCCGCCGCCGCCTTTATAAAGACTCATATTTTGTACGTGATGGCCACGAAGGGTTGGGCTGATGCGCTACATTGTCAGCCTGAAGATTTAATTGAAGTGCTCAAGCTGCTGTCTGAGCCACCAGCAGAAACCAGGTAAACACAAGAGAAGCTACATGTCTACGTTGTCCAGTCCTGTGTagttctgtgtgtgtgcgtgtatttccAGCTCCTTTACGTGTATCTGTGCAGCAAAATACACCATCACTGACAGACATTTTCTGATATTCGCGATGCTTTCATTGATTTCTCATGTtagtttaatgttgttgttgtggtcttcagtccagggactggttcgaaggagctctccatgctactctatcctgtgcaagcattttcatctcccagtacctactgcaaccaacatccttctgaaccaGCTTAATATATTCATGTCTGGGTCTCCCTCCACAGTTttaaccccccacgctgccctgcaatactaaatcagtgaccccttgatgcctcagaatatgtccgaccaACGGATCCCTTCCTTCAGTcaagtgctacaaattcctcttctccccaattctattcagtatatcCTCATTATTtctgtgatctaccaatctaatctccagcatttttctgtagcaccacatttcgaaagcttctattcttttcttgtataaactatttatcacccatctttcacttccatacatggctacactccatacaaatacgttcagaaaaggcttcctgacgcttgaatctatactcaatgttaacaaatacctcttcttcagaaacgctttccttgccactgctggtctacattttatatgccctctacttcgaccatcatcagctactttgctccccaaatagcaaaactcatctactactttaattgaactacattttattatccgccttttgcttttgttgatgtccatcttatatcctcctttcaagacactgtccttttctttcaactgctcttccaggtcctttgctgtctgtgacagaattgcaatgtcgtcgcCAAACCTCAGAGTCTTTATTTCatatccgtggattttaattcctactcttaatttttcttttttttcctttactgcttgctctatatatagattgaataacatcagggatacgctacagccctgtctcagtcccttcccaaacactgctttccTGTCAAGCCTGTCTAttgttatagctgccatctggtttctgtactaattgtaaatcgCTCCctctatttgacccctgccaccttcaaaatttgaaaaagagtattccagtcaacattctcaaaagctgtcTCTATGTCCACTAATGTTACAAACGTAGGTTTACCTACCGTTAATCTATcttataagttgtagggtcagtattgcctcacatcttgcaacatttctattgaatccaaactggtcttccccatgCTCGCTTTCTaccatttccattcgtctgtaaagaattcgtgtttattATTATTCTGCTGTTacctgttaaactgatagttcagtaatattcacacctgttagaATTAAAGAAGTACTAGATCCAACTGGGTTTATTACCGGATAGGTTAGGTTAAAAAAATCATTGAAGAACTTAATTATTCGTAGATTTATAAATGGTTTTATCATTATTTGCGGCCATTAGATGTGCTGAACTGCATATGT includes these proteins:
- the LOC126442771 gene encoding protein roadkill-like gives rise to the protein MKEAAAVDLGTLLDAGDSAVVTLVAGDTRLAAHRAVLAARSPVFASIFSHGTLEATVPDVGGPLLRHLVAYMYTLQAPQLARMAPQLLVVADKYGLSGLKAQCEQQLAAQLSVETAVATAVLAIRNSCSSLKKAAAAFIKTHILYVMATKGWADALHCQPEDLIEVLKLLSEPPAETSTPATGDSEVTPTSQLHTGHKNCNRAPVPAAKHTVTCPTPTFDDASVSFLRFCLQIMCEGHRS